One segment of Pirellulales bacterium DNA contains the following:
- a CDS encoding DUF393 domain-containing protein, translating into MATATESQTPLHPPLPGPDQRPLADVVIYDGECRMCTGQIGFLERWFAAGRLAYLSLHDARVPVRYPDLSHDDLMRQMYVVDRQGGRHGGAAAIRYLSRRLPRLWWLAPLMHVPGSMPLWQALYRQVANRRYWFGRREECTDGSCSLHR; encoded by the coding sequence ATGGCCACCGCGACAGAATCCCAAACGCCGTTACACCCGCCATTGCCAGGTCCCGATCAGCGACCGCTGGCCGATGTGGTGATCTATGACGGCGAGTGCCGGATGTGTACTGGCCAGATCGGTTTTCTGGAGCGGTGGTTCGCGGCTGGCCGGCTGGCCTATTTATCGCTCCACGACGCGCGGGTGCCGGTGCGCTATCCTGATCTGTCGCACGACGACCTAATGCGACAGATGTACGTTGTCGATCGGCAGGGAGGTCGTCATGGGGGGGCGGCGGCCATTCGCTATCTTTCACGCCGGCTGCCACGACTGTGGTGGTTGGCGCCGCTCATGCACGTGCCTGGCTCGATGCCGCTCTGGCAAGCACTCTATCGCCAGGTGGCAAACCGGCGCTACTGGTTTGGCCGCCGCGAAGAATGCACCGACGGCAGCTGCAGTCTGCATCGATGA